One genomic region from Mesorhizobium terrae encodes:
- a CDS encoding LysR family transcriptional regulator yields MDTLTRMRAFIDVVEAEGFSAAGRKIGRSKALLSKYVRELEDELGALLLNRTTRQFSLTEAGHTYYKRASEIVREIDSLSDAVRDSSGDVRGRIKLSAPRTMADAAVGQSMIDFARQYPDVSLEVHLDDRFVDLVEEGFDLAIRITRLENSSLIARKLAPFTLKLCGSQELIAKYGKPTRPQDLAHMPCVVDTNGRWASNWPFRGDDGDITSVPISGPMMVNSPITTRMAALAGLGFALLPDFVAAPEIKSGRLISLLEDRIDFNGGIFAVYPHRRYLPAKVRVFVDFMVQWFKTHETS; encoded by the coding sequence ATGGACACTCTCACCCGCATGCGCGCCTTCATCGACGTGGTCGAGGCGGAGGGTTTTTCGGCCGCAGGTCGCAAGATCGGCCGTTCGAAGGCGCTGCTCTCCAAATATGTGCGCGAACTGGAAGACGAACTCGGCGCGCTCTTGCTCAATCGCACCACCCGTCAGTTCTCGCTGACCGAGGCCGGCCATACCTATTACAAACGCGCCTCCGAGATCGTGCGCGAGATCGACAGCCTGTCGGACGCGGTGCGCGACAGTTCCGGCGACGTGCGCGGCAGGATCAAGCTTTCGGCGCCGCGCACCATGGCGGACGCGGCGGTCGGTCAATCGATGATCGATTTCGCCAGGCAATATCCGGACGTCTCGCTGGAGGTGCATCTCGACGATCGCTTCGTCGACCTTGTCGAGGAAGGCTTCGACCTCGCCATCCGCATCACGCGGCTTGAAAACTCCTCGCTGATCGCCCGCAAGCTGGCGCCGTTTACGCTGAAACTCTGCGGTTCGCAGGAGCTGATCGCCAAATATGGCAAGCCGACCCGCCCTCAGGACCTGGCGCACATGCCCTGCGTGGTCGACACCAATGGCCGCTGGGCCTCCAACTGGCCGTTCCGTGGCGACGACGGCGACATCACCAGTGTTCCGATCAGCGGCCCGATGATGGTCAACAGCCCCATCACCACCCGCATGGCGGCCCTCGCCGGCCTGGGCTTTGCCCTGCTGCCGGATTTCGTCGCCGCACCGGAAATCAAGAGCGGCCGGCTGATCTCGCTGCTCGAGGACCGCATCGACTTCAACGGCGGCATTTTCGCGGTCTATCCGCACCGCCGCTACCTGCCGGCGAAGGTGCGTGTCTTCGTCGACTTCATGGTGCAGTGGTTCAAGACGCACGAAACGTCATAA
- a CDS encoding amidase encodes MPSQRDPFNAFLDLPQVAVSHAQSGPLAGLSLAVKDIFDVAGYVTGCGNPDKGENGAAAAKTAPTVRKLLDAGARFVAKTQTDELAFSLMGQNAHFPRPVNPAAPNRVTGGSSSGSAAAVASGLADIATGSDTGGSIRAPASFCGLIGLRTTHGAISLEGTMPLAPSFDTFGWFARDIGTYEKVAEVLFGREDAVSLAHPRPFRLAALNDLLLGNVEAAEYRRMIDAIAPILGESKIAPALTHDLDDLYWCFRKLQASEAWGSHGRWIEEGDRRLGPGVKERFAYGASIDQGTVTTETACRASFRAELADRLGDDGILVLPTVPGAAPLAASSFDETQAYRERALHLLCLSGLSGFPQITLPLGTVDGAPFGISLLSPQGSDLALVRLGRRILETAGKA; translated from the coding sequence ATGCCCAGCCAGCGCGACCCCTTCAATGCCTTCCTCGATTTGCCACAAGTGGCTGTTTCCCATGCACAATCCGGCCCGCTAGCCGGCCTGTCCCTGGCCGTGAAGGACATTTTCGACGTCGCTGGCTACGTCACCGGCTGCGGCAATCCCGACAAGGGCGAAAACGGCGCAGCAGCGGCTAAAACGGCACCCACGGTGCGAAAACTGCTCGATGCCGGCGCGCGATTCGTCGCCAAGACACAGACCGACGAGCTCGCTTTCTCGCTGATGGGTCAGAACGCCCATTTTCCAAGGCCTGTGAACCCGGCCGCCCCCAACCGTGTCACTGGCGGGTCGTCCTCGGGCTCGGCAGCGGCCGTTGCCAGCGGTCTTGCCGACATCGCAACGGGCTCCGACACCGGCGGCTCGATCCGCGCGCCGGCAAGCTTCTGCGGCCTGATCGGACTGCGCACCACCCATGGCGCGATCTCGCTTGAAGGCACCATGCCGTTGGCGCCCAGTTTCGATACCTTCGGCTGGTTCGCACGGGACATCGGGACCTACGAGAAGGTGGCGGAGGTGCTATTTGGGAGAGAGGATGCGGTGAGCCTCGCTCACCCGCGCCCCTTCCGCCTCGCAGCCCTCAACGACCTGCTGCTGGGCAATGTGGAAGCGGCGGAATATCGCCGCATGATTGACGCCATCGCGCCAATCCTCGGCGAATCCAAGATCGCCCCTGCCCTCACCCACGACCTTGACGACCTCTACTGGTGCTTCCGCAAACTGCAGGCTTCCGAAGCCTGGGGTTCGCATGGCCGCTGGATCGAAGAGGGTGACCGCCGCCTCGGTCCGGGCGTCAAGGAGCGGTTTGCCTATGGCGCCAGCATCGACCAAGGTACCGTGACGACCGAAACCGCGTGCCGCGCCTCCTTCCGCGCCGAACTCGCCGACCGTCTCGGCGACGACGGCATCCTCGTCCTGCCGACCGTACCGGGCGCGGCACCGTTGGCAGCTTCGAGTTTCGACGAAACGCAGGCCTATCGCGAGCGTGCCTTGCATCTGCTTTGCCTGTCCGGGCTTTCCGGCTTCCCGCAGATCACGCTGCCGCTTGGAACCGTCGATGGCGCGCCATTCGGCATCTCGCTGCTCAGCCCGCAAGGCAGCGACCTCGCGCTTGTCCGGCTTGGGCGGCGTATTCTCGAAACAGCCGGAAAGGCCTGA
- a CDS encoding DUF1007 family protein → MNVRGRIATTAAAFGALLTGTVPAMVHPHVFAEARLDVVLSPDHQSIAALRHLWRFDELFSSTVLMEFDKNSDLKLDDAELKEVANTIKASLAEYNYFQMVTVDGKDVKMKAPADIVASFDNNQLIVLFEDQPQQPLRLKGKIDLGVYDPTFYTAIDFTDDTNLSVKDLPSSCNRSVIRPDPDQAIAQNQKTLTEAFFNDPTGTDMSKIFATKLELNCRPEG, encoded by the coding sequence ATGAACGTCCGGGGACGAATAGCCACTACGGCCGCGGCCTTCGGCGCCTTGCTTACCGGCACGGTGCCGGCCATGGTCCACCCGCACGTCTTTGCCGAGGCCCGCCTCGACGTCGTGCTTTCCCCCGACCATCAGTCGATCGCGGCATTGCGCCACCTCTGGCGCTTCGACGAATTGTTCTCCTCGACGGTGCTGATGGAGTTCGACAAGAATTCCGACCTCAAGCTCGACGATGCCGAGCTGAAGGAAGTGGCCAACACCATTAAGGCGTCGCTGGCCGAGTACAATTATTTCCAGATGGTCACCGTCGACGGCAAGGACGTCAAGATGAAGGCGCCGGCCGACATCGTCGCCTCCTTCGACAACAACCAGCTCATCGTTCTGTTCGAAGACCAGCCGCAGCAACCACTCAGGCTGAAAGGCAAGATCGACCTCGGCGTCTACGATCCGACCTTCTATACCGCCATCGACTTCACCGACGATACCAACCTCTCGGTGAAGGACCTGCCTTCCTCCTGCAACCGCTCCGTCATCCGGCCGGACCCGGACCAGGCGATCGCCCAGAACCAGAAGACCCTGACGGAAGCGTTCTTCAACGATCCGACAGGCACGGACATGAGCAAGATCTTCGCGACCAAACTCGAGTTGAACTGTCGGCCAGAAGGGTAA
- the denD gene encoding D-erythronate dehydrogenase, whose product MRVLITGAAGMIGRKLTTRLAKDGALRGRRIAALDLHDIVAPKTPVAAGISTTIHTGDLAAPGAADALLRTRPDIVFHLAGVVSGEAEANFDLGYRVNLDGTRALFDAIRVAAYNPRVVFTSSIAVFGAPFPPVIPDDFHATPLTSYGTQKLVGEALLADYSRRGFFDGIGIRLPTICVRPGKPNKAASGFFSGIIREPLNGVEAMLPVPRSVVHTHASPRSAVGFLIRAAEIDGATVGPRRNITMPGVGVSVAEQIEALGRVAGVKAVALIREAPDEAVWAIVKNWPTRFEARRARELGFEAETSFDAIIHAHIEDELGE is encoded by the coding sequence CGACTGGCGAAGGACGGCGCGCTGCGCGGCAGGCGCATCGCAGCGCTAGACCTGCATGATATCGTGGCGCCGAAAACGCCTGTCGCGGCCGGCATTTCGACCACCATCCACACCGGCGACCTTGCCGCGCCCGGCGCGGCCGACGCGCTTTTGAGAACGCGCCCAGACATCGTCTTCCATCTGGCCGGTGTCGTCTCCGGGGAGGCGGAAGCCAATTTCGACCTCGGCTACCGGGTCAACCTCGACGGCACGAGAGCACTGTTCGACGCGATCAGGGTGGCGGCTTACAATCCACGCGTCGTCTTCACCTCGTCGATCGCCGTGTTCGGCGCACCGTTTCCGCCGGTCATTCCCGACGATTTCCACGCCACGCCGCTGACCTCCTACGGCACGCAGAAACTGGTCGGCGAGGCGCTGCTGGCCGACTATTCGCGACGCGGCTTCTTCGACGGCATCGGCATTCGCCTGCCGACGATCTGTGTCAGGCCCGGCAAGCCGAACAAGGCCGCTTCCGGTTTCTTCTCCGGCATCATCCGTGAGCCGCTGAACGGCGTCGAGGCGATGCTGCCGGTGCCGCGTTCGGTGGTGCACACCCATGCCAGCCCGCGCTCGGCGGTCGGGTTCCTGATCCGCGCCGCCGAGATCGACGGCGCGACCGTAGGCCCGCGCCGCAACATCACCATGCCGGGTGTCGGGGTCAGCGTCGCCGAGCAGATCGAGGCGCTTGGCCGCGTCGCCGGTGTAAAAGCGGTCGCGCTGATCCGCGAGGCGCCGGACGAGGCGGTGTGGGCGATCGTCAAGAACTGGCCGACCCGCTTCGAGGCACGCCGCGCACGGGAACTGGGTTTCGAAGCGGAGACCAGTTTCGATGCTATCATCCATGCGCATATCGAGGATGAACTGGGCGAGTAG
- the odc2 gene encoding ornithine/lysine decarboxylase produces the protein MATQRVLDFLATRRPEGPCLVVDLDVVRDNFRAFEKALPDSRIYYAVKANPAPEILRLLAAMGSSFDTASVAEAEMAMDAGAPADRISFGNTIKKERDIAKAYALGIRLFAVDSVEEVEKVARAAPAARVFCRVLTDGEGAEWPLSRKFGCVPAMAVDVLRRAKVLGLDAYGVSFHVGSQQTDLTAWDRALGDAKRVFATLAEEGIVLKMVNMGGGFPTRYLKDVPAAQAYGQAIFGALRKHFGNDIPETIIEPGRGMVGNAGVIKSEVVLISKKADNDNVRWVYLDIGKFGGLAETMDEAIRYPIVTAHDGGEVAPCVLAGPTCDSADVMYEKAPYPLPLSLTIGDEVLIEGTGAYTTTYSAVAFNGFEPLRSYVI, from the coding sequence ATGGCTACGCAACGTGTACTCGATTTCCTCGCCACCCGACGCCCCGAAGGCCCTTGCCTCGTCGTCGACCTCGATGTCGTGCGCGATAACTTCCGCGCCTTCGAGAAGGCGCTTCCCGATTCCCGGATCTACTACGCGGTGAAGGCAAACCCGGCGCCGGAAATCCTGCGCCTGCTCGCAGCGATGGGCTCGTCTTTCGACACCGCGTCGGTTGCCGAGGCCGAGATGGCGATGGACGCCGGCGCGCCCGCCGACCGCATCTCCTTCGGCAACACCATCAAGAAGGAGCGCGATATCGCTAAGGCCTATGCGCTCGGCATCCGCCTGTTCGCCGTCGACAGCGTCGAAGAGGTGGAAAAGGTGGCCCGCGCCGCTCCGGCCGCGCGCGTGTTCTGCCGCGTGCTGACCGACGGCGAAGGCGCCGAATGGCCGTTGTCGCGCAAGTTCGGTTGCGTGCCGGCGATGGCGGTCGACGTGCTGCGCCGCGCCAAGGTGCTGGGCCTCGACGCCTATGGCGTGTCGTTCCATGTCGGCTCGCAGCAGACCGACCTGACCGCCTGGGACCGTGCGCTGGGCGATGCCAAGCGCGTGTTCGCGACGCTTGCCGAGGAAGGCATCGTCTTGAAGATGGTCAACATGGGCGGCGGCTTCCCGACCCGTTACCTGAAGGATGTGCCGGCGGCGCAGGCCTATGGCCAGGCGATCTTCGGCGCGCTGCGCAAGCACTTCGGCAACGACATCCCGGAGACCATCATCGAGCCGGGCCGCGGCATGGTCGGCAATGCGGGCGTCATCAAGTCGGAAGTCGTGCTGATCTCGAAGAAGGCCGACAACGACAATGTGCGCTGGGTCTATCTCGACATCGGCAAGTTCGGCGGTCTCGCCGAGACGATGGACGAGGCGATCCGCTACCCGATCGTGACCGCGCATGACGGTGGCGAGGTGGCTCCCTGCGTGCTCGCCGGACCGACCTGCGATTCGGCCGACGTGATGTACGAGAAGGCGCCGTATCCGCTGCCTTTGTCGCTGACCATCGGCGACGAGGTGCTGATCGAAGGCACCGGCGCCTATACGACCACCTATTCGGCGGTCGCCTTCAACGGCTTCGAGCCTCTCCGATCCTACGTGATCTGA
- a CDS encoding GNAT family N-acetyltransferase has protein sequence MDIAKILPAALPAFIITAENGADAAAREALLDRAMGAGRKRKSSEKLRRGRRPSEGLAFVARNETGAIVGTVRLWDVRLGEGGAPALLLGPLAVDPMVKSAGIGSALMRQAITEAGRLGHRAVLLVGDAPYYGRFGFSAEKTGRLAMPGPYERDRFLALELAEGALDGAHGTLKAAGRKAGERAGMRIVAA, from the coding sequence ATGGACATCGCCAAAATTCTCCCGGCAGCGCTGCCTGCCTTCATCATCACCGCCGAGAACGGCGCCGACGCTGCCGCGCGCGAAGCGCTGCTCGACCGCGCCATGGGCGCGGGCCGTAAGCGCAAGTCGTCGGAAAAGCTGCGGCGCGGACGCCGCCCGTCCGAAGGCTTGGCTTTCGTTGCCCGCAACGAGACCGGTGCCATCGTCGGCACCGTGCGGCTCTGGGATGTGCGGCTGGGCGAGGGTGGTGCGCCAGCCCTGCTGCTCGGTCCGCTTGCGGTCGATCCGATGGTGAAGAGCGCCGGCATCGGCTCGGCGCTGATGCGGCAGGCGATCACTGAAGCCGGCAGGCTCGGCCATCGCGCCGTGCTCTTGGTCGGCGATGCACCCTATTACGGGCGTTTCGGCTTCTCGGCTGAAAAGACCGGTCGCCTGGCGATGCCCGGCCCTTATGAGCGCGACCGCTTCCTGGCGTTGGAGTTGGCGGAGGGCGCGCTGGACGGCGCGCACGGTACGCTGAAGGCCGCTGGGCGCAAGGCCGGCGAGCGGGCGGGAATGCGGATCGTGGCGGCCTGA
- a CDS encoding SCP2 sterol-binding domain-containing protein, with amino-acid sequence MGVQEIADQLKSKVASAGFDKSVKFDTGADGVIVIDGATVSTTDAPTDCTIKLSLDNLESLLAGDLNPTMAFMTGKLKVEGDMTVAMALSQLVG; translated from the coding sequence ATGGGCGTTCAGGAAATCGCAGATCAGCTCAAGTCCAAAGTTGCCAGCGCCGGCTTCGACAAGTCGGTGAAGTTCGATACCGGCGCCGACGGCGTCATCGTCATCGACGGCGCGACCGTTTCGACCACCGACGCCCCGACTGACTGCACCATCAAGCTCTCGCTCGACAATCTGGAATCGCTGCTTGCCGGCGACCTCAACCCGACCATGGCCTTCATGACCGGCAAGTTGAAGGTCGAGGGCGACATGACGGTCGCCATGGCGCTGAGCCAGCTCGTCGGCTGA
- a CDS encoding nickel/cobalt transporter, with translation MTKTTTRLIFCLLATAFVTAQLAGHAHAQSSLGIGTNDAMAPSTGLFSGFLTWVNLRQQQFYHALADAIKAMRQDGSKLWLLIGLSFVYGIFHAAGPGHGKAVISSYMLANEVALRRGILLSFISAFLQAITAIVVMLLAYFVLRGTSISMTDTAWFLEIASYAFVTVFGAWLLWRKLGPAVKRLFGAAPTYSLSAAHAHAGGHSHADHGHARAAHSHDHSAHDHHDHGHDHHDHAGHDHHHHDHHHHDHGPGQVCESCGHSHAPDPTLLAGDRFDWRSAWTAVAAVGIRPCSGALIVLSFAFLNGLWAGGILSVLAMAVGTAITVSLLATLAVTAKDWAVMLAGDGRFGNRVHSAIEIGGAAMVFLFGLILLTASLRA, from the coding sequence GTGACCAAGACGACGACACGCCTGATCTTCTGCCTGCTGGCGACGGCCTTCGTGACGGCGCAGCTGGCCGGCCACGCCCACGCGCAGAGCTCGCTGGGCATCGGCACCAATGACGCGATGGCGCCGAGCACCGGCCTGTTTTCCGGCTTCCTGACCTGGGTCAACTTGCGCCAGCAACAATTCTACCACGCGCTCGCCGACGCCATCAAAGCGATGCGCCAGGACGGTTCGAAACTCTGGCTGCTGATCGGCCTGTCCTTCGTCTACGGCATCTTCCATGCCGCCGGCCCTGGCCACGGCAAGGCCGTGATTTCCTCCTACATGCTGGCCAATGAAGTGGCGCTGAGGCGCGGCATCCTGCTCTCCTTCATCTCCGCCTTCCTGCAGGCGATCACCGCCATCGTGGTGATGCTGCTTGCCTATTTCGTGCTGCGCGGCACCTCGATCTCGATGACCGACACCGCCTGGTTCCTGGAGATCGCGTCTTACGCCTTCGTGACGGTCTTCGGCGCCTGGCTATTGTGGCGCAAGCTCGGCCCGGCGGTGAAGCGCTTGTTCGGCGCGGCACCCACCTACAGCCTGTCAGCCGCGCATGCCCATGCCGGCGGCCACAGCCATGCCGACCATGGTCATGCCCGCGCGGCACATTCGCATGACCATTCCGCCCACGACCATCATGACCACGGGCACGATCACCACGATCATGCCGGCCATGATCATCACCACCACGACCACCATCATCACGATCATGGCCCGGGCCAGGTCTGCGAGAGCTGCGGTCATTCGCATGCACCCGACCCGACCCTGCTCGCCGGCGACCGCTTCGACTGGCGCAGCGCCTGGACGGCGGTTGCCGCCGTCGGCATCAGGCCCTGCTCCGGCGCGCTGATCGTGCTGTCCTTCGCCTTCCTCAACGGCCTGTGGGCTGGCGGCATCCTGTCGGTGCTGGCGATGGCGGTGGGAACGGCGATCACCGTCTCCCTGCTCGCCACGCTGGCAGTGACGGCCAAGGACTGGGCCGTGATGCTGGCCGGCGACGGCCGTTTCGGCAACCGCGTCCATTCCGCCATCGAAATCGGCGGCGCGGCGATGGTGTTCCTGTTCGGCCTTATCCTGCTGACGGCCAGTCTGCGAGCTTAA